The Claveliimonas bilis genome window below encodes:
- a CDS encoding phosphatase PAP2 family protein — MKITGFLKKYSHAWVFLYGLIYMPWFLYLENHVSKDYYLIHSPLDDYIPFIEYFIVPYLLWFVFIAVIVGYFFFTNKKGFYRLCAFMFTGMTIFLIVCTVFPNGLDLRPDTLTRDNIFTDLVRLVYAADTPTNVLPSIHVFNTLSVIFAVAHDEGMKNRKRLKGFIYIFGTLIILSTMFLKQHSVTDVFAAMVMAGIIYPFVYVPARRKAPKLSHQPI, encoded by the coding sequence ATGAAAATCACCGGCTTTCTGAAGAAATACAGCCACGCATGGGTCTTTTTGTACGGGCTGATCTACATGCCATGGTTTCTCTATCTGGAAAATCACGTATCAAAAGATTATTACCTGATCCATTCTCCGCTGGATGACTATATTCCGTTTATTGAATATTTCATTGTACCCTATCTGCTTTGGTTTGTCTTTATCGCAGTAATAGTAGGATACTTTTTCTTTACAAATAAAAAGGGCTTTTATCGCCTGTGCGCTTTCATGTTTACGGGAATGACAATTTTTCTTATTGTATGCACCGTCTTTCCCAATGGACTTGATCTAAGACCTGATACCTTGACGCGGGACAATATTTTTACGGATCTGGTACGCCTTGTATATGCAGCGGATACACCGACAAATGTTCTGCCCAGTATTCATGTGTTCAATACTTTGTCCGTTATTTTTGCTGTTGCCCACGACGAAGGAATGAAAAACCGCAAACGCCTGAAAGGTTTTATTTACATTTTTGGCACACTCATCATTCTTTCAACAATGTTTTTAAAGCAACATTCCGTAACGGATGTCTTTGCCGCAATGGTAATGGCTGGGATCATTTATCCTTTTGTGTATGTGCCTGCACGCAGAAAAGCGCCCAAACTTTCACATCAGCCCATTTGA
- a CDS encoding glycerophosphodiester phosphodiesterase — protein MPSFIVFVPKPLFAAAVVILIACLAIGLYLFSILPRTSRKKEMEQYQNIKFAHRGYHSSSHLIPENSIAAFKAAARLHYGIELDVHLTKDGQVAVFHDDTLDRLCGVTGRIESYTYSELQQFFLLHTSEKIPLLSEVLSFIDGRVPLLIELKIPGRSVRICEKTYEILKTYNGPFLIQSFNTMGLHWFRLHAPHILRGQLSSNLTASPTREPYILKFMAKHLLFNFLGRPDFISYKLKDLPEISVWICRRVFQTPVAVWTLRTEKARTLGSLHYDMQIFEKEAEFY, from the coding sequence ATGCCATCATTTATTGTATTTGTTCCAAAGCCTTTGTTTGCAGCTGCTGTCGTTATCCTGATCGCATGCCTTGCGATCGGACTCTATCTTTTTTCCATACTTCCAAGAACTTCCAGGAAAAAAGAAATGGAACAATACCAGAATATAAAATTTGCCCATCGGGGATATCATTCTTCCAGTCATCTCATTCCTGAAAATTCTATTGCTGCCTTCAAGGCTGCTGCCCGCCTCCACTATGGAATTGAGCTTGATGTCCACCTGACAAAGGACGGTCAGGTCGCTGTTTTCCATGACGATACGCTGGACCGGCTCTGTGGTGTTACAGGCCGGATCGAGTCCTATACATACAGTGAACTGCAGCAGTTTTTTCTGCTGCATACATCCGAGAAGATCCCTCTGTTATCTGAGGTTCTCTCCTTCATTGACGGGAGGGTGCCTCTTCTCATTGAACTGAAGATACCCGGACGTTCTGTCCGGATCTGCGAAAAGACTTATGAAATCCTGAAAACTTACAACGGCCCTTTTCTGATCCAGTCTTTCAATACAATGGGACTTCACTGGTTTCGCCTTCACGCCCCTCACATACTGCGCGGCCAGCTTTCCTCCAACCTGACTGCCAGTCCCACAAGGGAACCCTATATTCTCAAGTTCATGGCAAAACATCTTCTTTTTAATTTTCTGGGAAGGCCGGACTTTATTTCTTATAAGCTGAAAGATCTGCCGGAGATCAGTGTATGGATCTGCCGCCGGGTCTTTCAGACTCCGGTTGCCGTATGGACTTTGCGCACAGAAAAAGCCCGCACACTGGGCTCTCTTCACTATGATATGCAGATTTTCGAAAAAGAAGCGGAATTTTATTAA
- a CDS encoding diacylglycerol/lipid kinase family protein, with protein MYTFIINPNARSGLGGRVWEQLEPKLKESSVPYRAFFTKYQRHATAMTRKLTSDGQEHTIIVLGGDGTINEVIGGIKNLSLVTVGYIPIGSSNDFARAFALPRDPQKALAAILSPASYSYMNVGLLFYKNRTKRFAVSAGLGFDAAICHQAVISRMKVILNRLGLGKLTYAAIAFHRLIHLRPASMQVTLDGKKTLSFSKVFFTVAMNHPYEGGGFRFCPEADPCDGLLNVMVISGISRIKALLLLPFAFKGWHTRFHGVYTYTCKEVQIEGDIALPVHTDGEPVFLQHSIRACLEPEKLRVITG; from the coding sequence ATGTATACATTTATCATAAATCCCAACGCCCGTTCCGGACTTGGCGGCAGGGTATGGGAACAGTTGGAACCAAAACTGAAAGAATCTTCCGTTCCATACCGGGCGTTTTTTACAAAATATCAGCGCCACGCTACTGCCATGACCCGAAAGCTGACTTCTGACGGTCAGGAACACACCATCATTGTTCTTGGAGGAGACGGAACTATCAATGAGGTGATCGGAGGAATAAAAAATCTCTCCCTCGTCACTGTGGGGTATATTCCCATCGGCTCAAGCAATGATTTTGCCCGCGCTTTCGCGCTTCCCCGTGATCCACAAAAAGCCCTTGCAGCAATCCTCTCTCCCGCCTCCTATTCCTACATGAACGTAGGGCTTCTCTTTTATAAAAACAGAACAAAACGCTTTGCAGTAAGCGCCGGACTGGGGTTTGACGCCGCCATCTGCCATCAGGCTGTTATCTCCCGGATGAAAGTCATACTCAACCGGCTCGGTCTTGGCAAACTGACTTATGCTGCCATCGCCTTTCACCGGCTGATCCACCTGCGCCCGGCATCTATGCAGGTAACGCTGGACGGCAAAAAAACCCTTTCCTTTTCAAAGGTTTTCTTTACCGTTGCAATGAACCACCCCTATGAGGGAGGCGGTTTTCGTTTCTGTCCGGAGGCGGATCCCTGTGACGGTCTTTTAAATGTCATGGTAATCTCCGGCATTTCCAGAATCAAAGCGCTTCTTTTGCTGCCCTTTGCCTTCAAAGGATGGCATACCCGCTTCCACGGAGTTTATACTTATACATGCAAAGAGGTGCAGATTGAAGGCGATATTGCTCTCCCGGTCCATACCGACGGAGAACCTGTCTTTTTACAGCACTCGATCCGCGCCTGCCTTGAACCGGAAAAACTCCGTGTCATTACCGGATAG
- the proC gene encoding pyrroline-5-carboxylate reductase — MKLGFIGTGNMATAMMGGILANGLAKADEVIGADPSEAGRNRVQEKYGIHVTDDNKTAAGQADILVLSVKPQFYADVIEGIKDVITDRHLIITIAPGKTLAWVEEQFGKPVKIIRTMPNTPAMVGEGMTAVCKNKYVTEEEMEEALKILGSFGKAEVIPECLMDAVVSVSGSSPAYVFVLIEAMADAAVSGGMPRAQAYKFAAQAVMGSAKMVLETGKHPAELKDMVCSPAGTTIEAVRVLEERGFRSAVIEAMKICEEISKSL, encoded by the coding sequence ATGAAACTGGGATTTATTGGAACAGGAAATATGGCGACTGCCATGATGGGAGGTATCCTTGCAAATGGTCTTGCAAAGGCGGATGAGGTGATCGGGGCTGATCCGTCTGAAGCAGGCAGAAACAGAGTTCAGGAGAAGTACGGTATCCATGTGACAGATGACAATAAAACGGCGGCAGGACAGGCTGATATTCTTGTCCTTTCTGTAAAACCACAGTTTTATGCAGATGTGATCGAGGGGATCAAAGATGTGATCACAGACAGACATCTCATCATTACCATTGCTCCCGGAAAAACCCTTGCCTGGGTAGAGGAACAGTTTGGAAAGCCGGTAAAGATCATACGTACAATGCCAAATACTCCCGCAATGGTTGGAGAGGGAATGACAGCAGTATGCAAAAATAAATATGTAACAGAAGAAGAAATGGAAGAGGCATTGAAAATTCTCGGAAGCTTTGGAAAAGCAGAAGTGATCCCGGAGTGTCTGATGGATGCAGTGGTCTCTGTAAGCGGAAGTTCACCGGCTTATGTGTTTGTTTTGATCGAGGCAATGGCGGATGCGGCGGTATCCGGAGGAATGCCAAGAGCACAGGCTTATAAATTTGCGGCCCAGGCGGTAATGGGAAGCGCAAAAATGGTTCTGGAAACAGGAAAACATCCGGCGGAGCTGAAGGATATGGTGTGTTCGCCGGCAGGTACAACCATCGAAGCAGTGCGGGTGCTGGAGGAGAGAGGATTTCGCAGTGCAGTGATAGAAGCAATGAAAATATGTGAAGAAATTTCGAAAAGTCTGTAA
- a CDS encoding type II CAAX endopeptidase family protein has protein sequence MEKRQLKPWMAVIFVPVFWIDIFILSGWFGRWFGVWGALIGELLLIVLAVGIAVVFGADLRRVFPLKRPEAAKTGGTIVLWFGTFLAAMGIVGVLSYFFPQQMMGAGEDLGSVVMTLPAWFSLFLVALTPAVCEEVAFRGAFLGCFRGIRNKWIGILLVSVVFGLFHGSVWRAIPTALLGIAMGYLLTETDNMFYNMLFHLINNAVPIFLLLFLSMMPSAAVDQRQMAEVQQQMAGGVSLMVMAVYLMYSSGAPLLIYIGNYLIHRGQPGYTKGIFPKEKRWQLILLIIISLYLLLMGILLMFLSTIVALA, from the coding sequence ATGGAAAAAAGACAACTGAAGCCGTGGATGGCGGTCATATTTGTACCTGTATTTTGGATAGATATTTTTATCTTGAGCGGATGGTTTGGCCGCTGGTTCGGCGTGTGGGGGGCACTGATCGGAGAGCTTCTGCTGATCGTTCTTGCAGTGGGAATTGCCGTAGTATTCGGGGCAGATCTTAGGCGGGTCTTCCCTCTGAAGAGGCCGGAAGCAGCCAAGACGGGAGGCACTATTGTGCTCTGGTTCGGGACGTTCCTGGCAGCTATGGGTATTGTGGGTGTCCTCAGCTATTTCTTTCCACAGCAGATGATGGGAGCAGGAGAGGATTTGGGAAGCGTAGTGATGACGCTTCCGGCCTGGTTTTCCCTTTTCCTTGTTGCTCTGACCCCTGCTGTGTGCGAGGAGGTGGCGTTCCGCGGAGCTTTTCTTGGATGCTTTCGGGGCATAAGAAATAAATGGATCGGTATTCTGCTTGTCTCGGTGGTATTCGGATTGTTCCACGGAAGTGTCTGGAGAGCCATCCCTACAGCGCTTCTTGGAATTGCAATGGGATATCTTCTGACAGAGACAGATAATATGTTCTATAATATGCTGTTTCATCTTATCAATAATGCAGTGCCTATTTTTCTGCTGCTGTTTCTTTCTATGATGCCGTCAGCCGCTGTGGATCAGAGACAGATGGCAGAAGTACAGCAGCAGATGGCAGGGGGTGTTTCTTTGATGGTAATGGCAGTCTATCTGATGTATTCATCCGGCGCGCCGCTTTTGATCTATATAGGGAATTATCTGATTCACAGAGGACAGCCGGGGTATACAAAAGGCATATTCCCCAAAGAAAAGAGATGGCAGCTGATTCTTCTGATCATTATCAGTCTTTACCTCCTTCTTATGGGGATACTGCTGATGTTTCTTTCAACAATTGTTGCTCTGGCGTAG
- the hydF gene encoding [FeFe] hydrogenase H-cluster maturation GTPase HydF, with product MSLNNTPSSERVHIGIFGKRNAGKSSLINAVTSQNLAIVSDIKGTTTDPVMKAMELLPLGPVVLIDTPGLDDSGELGLMRIQKAHQALNRCDIAVLVIDALEGITPEDGKILEKIQKKQIPCILAINKCDLLSSFDSPVPLTDSLPDSIHTIRISARNGQGIFELKEMLAASLPVEDKGRRIVGDLIHPSSLVILVIPIDKAAPKGRLILPQQQTIRDILDSGAYALTVRETELAAALSSIGRTPDLVITDSQVFPYVAEIVPEEIPLTSFSILFARYKGNLKTLADGARALDSLKEDDTILISEGCTHHRQCEDIGTVKLPNLIRKHTGCKDLTFSFTSGTEFPADLSGFSMIVHCGGCTLNEREMKYRLSCAEDAGIPITNYGTAIAHMNGILPRCLQPFSL from the coding sequence ATGAGCTTAAACAACACCCCCAGCTCCGAGCGCGTTCATATCGGCATTTTCGGAAAGCGCAACGCCGGAAAATCCAGCCTTATCAACGCTGTAACTTCCCAAAATCTTGCCATTGTTTCCGATATCAAAGGCACTACCACAGATCCTGTCATGAAAGCCATGGAACTTCTCCCCCTGGGTCCGGTCGTCCTCATTGACACCCCCGGACTTGATGACAGCGGAGAGCTTGGCCTTATGCGCATCCAAAAGGCCCACCAGGCTCTGAACCGCTGCGACATTGCCGTCCTTGTCATTGACGCACTGGAAGGTATCACGCCGGAAGACGGAAAAATTCTGGAAAAGATACAAAAGAAGCAGATTCCCTGTATTCTTGCCATAAATAAATGTGATCTGCTCTCCTCGTTCGACTCTCCTGTCCCTCTGACAGATTCTTTGCCGGACAGCATCCATACTATCCGTATCAGCGCCAGAAATGGGCAGGGGATCTTTGAATTGAAGGAAATGCTTGCCGCCAGCCTTCCTGTGGAAGACAAAGGAAGACGCATTGTAGGAGATCTGATCCATCCCTCCAGTCTGGTGATACTTGTCATCCCCATTGACAAAGCAGCGCCAAAGGGACGCCTCATCCTGCCGCAGCAGCAGACCATCCGCGATATTCTTGATTCCGGCGCTTATGCCCTGACTGTCCGTGAAACAGAACTTGCTGCCGCACTTTCTTCTATTGGAAGGACTCCCGATCTTGTCATTACAGACAGCCAGGTATTTCCCTACGTCGCCGAAATTGTTCCAGAAGAGATTCCTCTCACCTCTTTTTCTATTTTATTTGCCAGATACAAAGGAAATTTAAAAACTCTGGCAGACGGTGCCAGAGCTTTGGACTCCTTAAAGGAGGATGATACCATTTTAATCTCAGAAGGCTGTACCCATCACAGACAATGCGAGGATATCGGAACAGTCAAGCTTCCGAATCTCATTCGGAAGCACACCGGATGCAAGGACCTTACGTTCTCCTTCACAAGCGGCACAGAATTTCCCGCTGATTTAAGCGGCTTTTCCATGATCGTCCACTGCGGCGGATGCACCCTCAACGAAAGAGAAATGAAATACAGGCTCTCCTGCGCGGAAGACGCCGGCATCCCTATCACCAATTACGGCACGGCTATTGCACATATGAACGGAATCCTTCCCCGCTGTCTGCAGCCATTTTCACTGTGA
- the hydG gene encoding [FeFe] hydrogenase H-cluster radical SAM maturase HydG → MYDVNSKCPDDFINHEEILTTLAYAEENKHNEALIDSIIEKAKKRKGLSHREAAVLLDCDIEEKNQEIYKLAEQIKKDFYGNRIVMFAPLYLSNYCINGCTYCPYHMKNKHIARKKLTQEEIRREVIALQDMGHKRLALEAGEDPVHNTMDYYLDSINTIYSIKHKNGAIRRVNINIAATTVDNYRLLKEAGIGTYILFQETYHKKSYLELHPTGPKHDYDYHTTAMDRAMEGGIDDVGIGVLFGLDKYRYEFTGLLMHAEHLEAAFGVGPHTISVPRLRHADDIDADAFDNGIDDDTFAKIVACIRIAVPYTGMIISTRENQKCRERVLHLGISQISGGSRTSVGGYCEPEPEDERSEQFDVSDTRTLDEVVRWLMEMDYIPSFCTACYREGRTGDRFMSLCKSGQIQNCCHPNALMTLEEYLMDYASPETKAIGDKLIDREILNVPNLKARAVVEENLRLIRENNRRDFRF, encoded by the coding sequence ATGTATGACGTAAACTCAAAATGTCCAGATGATTTTATCAACCACGAGGAAATCCTCACCACGCTTGCCTACGCTGAAGAAAACAAGCACAATGAGGCACTGATCGATTCCATTATCGAAAAGGCCAAAAAGCGTAAAGGACTGTCCCACCGCGAGGCAGCGGTTCTTCTGGACTGCGATATTGAAGAAAAAAATCAGGAAATTTACAAGCTGGCCGAACAGATCAAAAAAGATTTTTACGGCAACCGTATTGTTATGTTTGCCCCCTTGTACTTATCCAACTACTGCATTAACGGATGTACCTACTGCCCTTATCATATGAAGAATAAACATATTGCAAGGAAAAAACTGACCCAGGAAGAAATCCGGCGGGAAGTCATTGCGCTGCAGGATATGGGGCACAAACGTCTGGCTCTGGAAGCAGGCGAGGATCCGGTGCACAATACCATGGATTATTATCTGGACAGTATTAATACCATTTACAGCATCAAGCATAAGAACGGGGCCATCCGGCGCGTCAATATCAACATTGCCGCTACAACGGTAGATAATTACCGCCTTCTGAAGGAAGCCGGCATCGGCACTTATATCCTGTTCCAGGAAACTTACCATAAAAAAAGTTATCTGGAGCTCCACCCTACCGGTCCGAAACATGACTACGATTACCACACTACCGCAATGGACAGAGCCATGGAGGGCGGCATCGACGATGTGGGAATCGGCGTTCTTTTTGGATTGGACAAATACCGTTATGAATTTACAGGACTTCTTATGCATGCGGAACATCTGGAAGCTGCTTTCGGTGTCGGTCCTCATACGATCAGCGTCCCACGCCTTCGTCATGCAGACGATATCGACGCTGATGCCTTTGATAACGGGATTGATGACGATACCTTCGCCAAGATTGTAGCCTGTATCCGAATCGCGGTTCCCTACACCGGTATGATCATCTCCACCCGCGAAAACCAGAAGTGCCGGGAGAGAGTCCTTCATCTTGGCATCTCACAGATCAGCGGCGGTTCCCGTACCAGCGTAGGCGGATACTGTGAACCGGAGCCGGAAGATGAACGCTCAGAGCAGTTCGATGTCAGCGATACCCGCACACTGGATGAAGTTGTCCGCTGGCTGATGGAAATGGATTACATTCCCAGCTTCTGCACTGCCTGTTATCGGGAGGGACGGACAGGAGACCGTTTCATGTCTCTTTGCAAAAGCGGGCAGATCCAAAACTGCTGCCATCCAAATGCGCTGATGACTCTGGAAGAATATCTGATGGATTATGCGTCCCCTGAAACAAAAGCCATCGGCGATAAACTGATCGATCGGGAAATTCTCAACGTACCGAATCTTAAGGCACGGGCTGTTGTGGAAGAAAATCTCCGCCTGATCCGTGAAAACAACCGCCGTGATTTCCGTTTTTAA
- the hydE gene encoding [FeFe] hydrogenase H-cluster radical SAM maturase HydE has product MKQTNRLLIDKLHQTHTLSRDEWIHLITNRTTEDASYLFALSREVRHHHYGHSVYIRGLIEFTNYCKNDCYYCGIQKSNRNVYRYRLTEEEILSCCREGYSLGFRTFVLQGGEDGWFTDDRMVHLISQIKDLWPDCAVTLSIGEKAHHSYQAFFDAGADRYLLRHETFDAGHYARLHPACLSSSSRQACLWDLKAIGYQVGTGFMVGSPFQSVENLADDMLFIKKLNPHMVGIGPFIPHRDTVFAKEPAGTLELTLFMLGLLRLMLPKVLLPATTALGTIQENGRELGILAGANVVMPNLSPKTHRKDYSLYDNKLSDGEEAAEGKEKLEKRMEAVGYHILTHRGDSLNIS; this is encoded by the coding sequence ATGAAACAGACCAATCGCCTGCTGATCGACAAACTGCATCAGACTCATACTCTGTCCAGGGACGAGTGGATCCATCTGATCACAAACCGAACCACAGAGGATGCCTCTTATCTTTTTGCCCTGTCAAGAGAAGTGCGGCATCACCATTACGGACACAGCGTCTATATCCGCGGCCTGATCGAATTTACAAACTACTGTAAAAACGACTGTTATTACTGCGGCATTCAAAAAAGCAACCGCAATGTGTACCGCTACCGTCTCACTGAAGAGGAGATACTCTCCTGCTGCCGGGAAGGCTATTCCCTGGGGTTCCGCACTTTCGTACTCCAGGGGGGTGAGGACGGCTGGTTCACAGATGACCGCATGGTACATCTGATTTCTCAGATCAAAGACCTGTGGCCGGACTGTGCCGTGACCCTCTCTATCGGAGAGAAGGCCCATCATTCCTATCAGGCCTTTTTTGACGCAGGAGCAGACCGCTATCTTCTCCGTCATGAGACCTTTGACGCCGGTCACTATGCCCGGCTTCATCCGGCCTGTCTTAGCTCTTCATCCCGGCAGGCCTGCCTGTGGGACCTGAAGGCCATCGGATATCAGGTAGGCACTGGTTTTATGGTAGGTTCTCCTTTCCAGAGCGTGGAAAATCTGGCCGATGACATGCTGTTTATCAAGAAGCTGAATCCTCATATGGTAGGGATCGGGCCTTTTATCCCTCACCGGGATACCGTATTTGCCAAGGAACCTGCCGGCACCCTGGAGCTGACCCTGTTTATGCTGGGACTTCTCCGCCTGATGCTCCCAAAGGTTCTTCTTCCTGCCACCACCGCTCTTGGTACAATCCAGGAGAACGGAAGAGAACTTGGAATCCTGGCCGGTGCAAATGTTGTTATGCCCAATCTCTCTCCGAAAACCCACCGAAAAGATTATTCCCTTTACGACAATAAACTGTCTGACGGCGAGGAGGCTGCAGAGGGAAAAGAAAAGCTGGAAAAGCGTATGGAGGCAGTCGGTTATCATATTCTGACACACCGCGGAGATTCTTTGAACATTTCCTGA
- a CDS encoding MFS transporter encodes MKQKQKYTSLEKAWILYDVGNSAFVLLVSTIIPIYFNYLSESAGLSSVTYLAYWGYAASVATLAVAFIGPVFGAVADTKNYKKKIFLVTVLVGVIGCIAMGIAATWLGFLVIFVIAKIGYSASLVFYDSMLHDVTTPERLDEVSSQGYAWGYIGSCIPFIISLGIVLGAEPLGLSMQTAMGISFAVVAVWWIVSSLPLLKNYRQIHYVENTPGLVGKSFRRLWETLKGMKDDRKILLYLLAYFFYIDGVYTIIEMATAYGTALGLDTTGLLLALLVTQIVAFPSAIAFGKFTEKYPSENLITICILAYTAIAVYALFLNSQLQFWILAVCVGLFQGGIQALSRSHFAKLIPPQKSGEYFGIMDICGKGASFIGTALVGFVSQVTGSTNQGVAVLAVVFVVGLVLFRVSVRIKK; translated from the coding sequence ATGAAACAAAAACAAAAATATACCTCTCTGGAAAAAGCCTGGATTTTGTATGATGTTGGAAACTCGGCGTTTGTACTTCTGGTTTCAACGATCATTCCTATCTATTTCAATTACTTGTCAGAATCTGCAGGCCTTTCTTCTGTGACTTATCTTGCATACTGGGGTTATGCGGCCTCTGTCGCCACTTTGGCAGTTGCTTTTATCGGGCCTGTTTTTGGTGCAGTGGCCGACACTAAAAACTATAAAAAGAAAATTTTTCTTGTTACTGTGCTGGTGGGCGTGATCGGCTGTATTGCCATGGGGATCGCTGCCACATGGCTGGGATTTCTGGTGATCTTTGTGATCGCCAAGATCGGCTATTCTGCAAGTCTTGTGTTTTATGATTCTATGCTTCACGATGTGACAACGCCGGAAAGACTGGATGAGGTTTCTTCCCAGGGATATGCCTGGGGATATATCGGAAGCTGTATTCCCTTTATCATCAGTCTTGGGATTGTGCTGGGAGCAGAACCTCTCGGCCTTTCCATGCAGACGGCGATGGGGATTTCTTTTGCCGTAGTGGCGGTGTGGTGGATTGTTTCGTCTCTTCCGCTGCTGAAAAACTACCGCCAGATCCATTATGTGGAAAATACGCCCGGACTTGTGGGGAAAAGTTTTCGGAGACTTTGGGAGACATTAAAAGGCATGAAAGATGACCGGAAGATTCTACTGTATCTTCTCGCGTATTTCTTTTATATTGACGGCGTTTACACGATCATAGAGATGGCTACCGCATATGGAACGGCATTGGGACTGGATACCACAGGGCTTCTTCTGGCGCTTCTTGTCACTCAGATCGTGGCCTTTCCATCGGCGATTGCCTTTGGAAAGTTTACGGAAAAATACCCGTCCGAAAATCTGATCACCATCTGTATCCTGGCCTATACGGCCATTGCGGTATATGCACTGTTTTTAAACAGCCAGCTGCAGTTCTGGATTTTGGCAGTATGTGTGGGATTGTTCCAGGGAGGCATACAGGCGCTGTCCCGCTCCCATTTTGCAAAATTAATTCCGCCCCAGAAATCAGGGGAATATTTTGGGATTATGGATATCTGCGGAAAAGGAGCTTCCTTTATCGGAACTGCCCTGGTAGGATTTGTTTCACAGGTCACGGGCAGCACAAACCAGGGCGTTGCCGTTCTGGCGGTGGTTTTTGTAGTGGGATTGGTTTTATTCCGCGTTTCTGTACGAATAAAAAAATAG
- a CDS encoding anaerobic ribonucleoside-triphosphate reductase activating protein, with protein sequence MIIQGLQKLTLLDYPGKVACTIFTAGCNFRCPFCHNASLVIDTSANETIPEEEIFRFLTKRQGILDGVCISGGEPLIQDGIEEFIRQIKEMGYDVKLDTNGSFPDKLIRLVEAGLIDYVAMDIKNSQEHYGRTIGIEDYDIRDVHRSVKYLMSGKVPYEFRTTVVREFHQRSDFASIGRWIRGAREYYLQQFVDSGDLIRPGLHGYNKEIMEQALEVVKKDVESAKLRGL encoded by the coding sequence ATGATAATACAAGGATTGCAGAAATTAACATTGCTGGACTATCCCGGAAAGGTTGCCTGCACCATATTTACGGCAGGATGTAATTTCAGGTGTCCGTTTTGCCACAATGCCTCCCTTGTGATCGATACATCAGCGAATGAGACTATACCGGAAGAGGAGATTTTCCGATTTCTCACCAAACGCCAGGGGATCCTTGACGGCGTGTGCATCAGCGGCGGAGAGCCATTGATACAGGACGGGATCGAAGAATTTATCCGGCAGATCAAAGAGATGGGATATGATGTGAAACTGGACACCAACGGGAGCTTTCCGGATAAGCTGATCCGGCTTGTGGAAGCTGGACTGATCGATTATGTGGCTATGGATATTAAAAATTCCCAGGAGCATTATGGGAGAACTATCGGGATAGAAGATTATGATATCAGAGATGTACATAGAAGTGTCAAATATCTGATGTCAGGAAAAGTGCCGTATGAATTTCGAACGACTGTTGTGCGGGAATTTCACCAAAGGTCGGATTTCGCTTCCATTGGGCGGTGGATCCGGGGAGCCAGGGAGTATTATCTTCAGCAGTTTGTAGATTCCGGCGATCTGATCCGCCCCGGACTGCACGGCTATAATAAAGAAATTATGGAGCAGGCCCTGGAGGTTGTGAAAAAGGATGTAGAATCCGCAAAACTGCGCGGTTTATAG